TCGTCAGGCACTACTGACTGAATAGATGAAAGGATAAACACATTAACCACAGATTCTGAAAGACCGGCGATTAAAAGAAGCAGAGCCATTAAATAGAACTGGGTGGTGAGGGCAAAGAGGATCAGGCACAGGTTACTGATAGTGAGTGAAATCAGCATTAATGTTGCCTTTTTGGATGGATGTACATTGACTGTTGAGAGAACCACCATCCCCATAAATACGCCCACAGTGAAACAAGCCACTGCTATTCCGTATTTTGCTGCTCCCAGACCGGGTGTGAACTGAAATAATGGTATGAGTAGTACCACAGCAATGTGAACCAGAAAGCTGAATATTGAAAATATCAATAGGATATAGAGTAATCCCTTTAATTTCCAGACAAATTGCGTGGATTCTTTAAGGTCTGAAAGGAAATTCTCGGTGGTTATCTTTGATTCTCTGCTTTTAGGGATCTTAGCGAAACTTATGGAAATTCCAGATAATATAAATGATATTCCATTTAAAAGAAACATCAGGGGTGCTCCTATTAAAACGTAGAGTATGCCTCCCAGTGAGTTTCCCAGGATATCGGCACCGGTGTTGGAAACCCCGAAAAGGGAGTTGGCATTGGTTAATTTATCCCGGGGAACCATCTGGGGTAGCACTGACATTGCTGCAGGTCCGAAAAAGGCCCCACCTATTCCCAAAATAATGCCTGCCAGGAAAACCATCCACAGTTGGAGTAATCCCATTATCGCTGCTATGGCAACTATTATAATAGTGATTCCCCTTATTAAGTCCATTAAGATCATCAGTCTCTTCCGGTTGGATCGATCCACCACTACTCCTGCAAAGGGCGATAAGATCACACCAGGTAAAAGAGAAGTGGCCATCAAAGTTCCCATGAGTGCGGGGGAGCCGGTAAAGGCCAGTACCCAGAATCCAAGGGCAATTTCATAGATCATATCTCCCATCATCGATATGAACTGCCCCTGCAAGAGTAAAAATAGACTTAAATTTAAGAATCCTTTCTTATTCGTTGATACGTTACTGGTTGTTGAGTTTACGGTTTTTTCATTTTCCATGCCCATTCTCCATGATTTATTCTGTGTGGCAAATAGTATGCATATCAAACTATATGTATAACAGAATGTATGTTTTGTATAATATATACTTATCGGAATATTTATATCTGGAAAGTAATAGAAAGTTGGATATGGATGATAAAGATTTACGGATAATCATCGAACTGTTCGATGATATAGGGGATAAGATACTTAAAACGGCTGAAATAACCCTGAAAAGCTATGAAAACCTAACCATAGCCGAGGCCAATGCTATTTATGTCATCGGTCCCCAGGAACCCAAGACCATGAAGCAGATTGCTGAAGCCCTGGGTGTGGCAGTAAGCACCCCTACCCGGACCATTGACCGGCTGGTTGAAAAGGGATTGGTCAACAGGAGCGTGGGTAAAAAGGACCGAAGAAAACTTCTAATTCAACTAACACCGGAAGGAAAGGAACTTCTGGAAAGAATGGATGAAGAAGGAATGTTAATGGCCCGAAAAATGTTCGAAAACCTCCAGGATGAAGAAATAGGATCTTTAAAGAAAATTCTGCTTAAAATCCGTGAAAAAATGTAAAGAAGTGGTCTTTTTGTTTTCTGAGGAAGATTTAATCCTGGAAATATCCGATAAAAACTTTAACAAAGAAAAATTTGTTGAAAGAATCATTGAAGACTCTAAAATTAGGGATGAAATAGT
This is a stretch of genomic DNA from Methanobacterium formicicum DSM 3637. It encodes these proteins:
- a CDS encoding MarR family winged helix-turn-helix transcriptional regulator encodes the protein MDDKDLRIIIELFDDIGDKILKTAEITLKSYENLTIAEANAIYVIGPQEPKTMKQIAEALGVAVSTPTRTIDRLVEKGLVNRSVGKKDRRKLLIQLTPEGKELLERMDEEGMLMARKMFENLQDEEIGSLKKILLKIREKM
- a CDS encoding MFS transporter, which codes for MENEKTVNSTTSNVSTNKKGFLNLSLFLLLQGQFISMMGDMIYEIALGFWVLAFTGSPALMGTLMATSLLPGVILSPFAGVVVDRSNRKRLMILMDLIRGITIIIVAIAAIMGLLQLWMVFLAGIILGIGGAFFGPAAMSVLPQMVPRDKLTNANSLFGVSNTGADILGNSLGGILYVLIGAPLMFLLNGISFILSGISISFAKIPKSRESKITTENFLSDLKESTQFVWKLKGLLYILLIFSIFSFLVHIAVVLLIPLFQFTPGLGAAKYGIAVACFTVGVFMGMVVLSTVNVHPSKKATLMLISLTISNLCLILFALTTQFYLMALLLLIAGLSESVVNVFILSSIQSVVPDEMMGKVMGLVGTITMALTPLAMVTGGVLAEIFPIRTIFLVCFVGSFLVFVNLFFIKSVRRFINFDPTRDSREDLI